A single Glycine soja cultivar W05 chromosome 14, ASM419377v2, whole genome shotgun sequence DNA region contains:
- the LOC114383807 gene encoding uncharacterized protein LOC114383807: protein MVPTKKNKESYFRRFLEIFKGLEITMPFGEALQQMPLYSKFMKDILTKKGKYIDNENIVVGGNCSAIIQRKLPKKCKDPGSVTIPCTIGKEAVNKALIDLGASINLMPLSMCRRIGNLKIDPTKMTLQLADRSITRPYGVVEDVLVKVRHFTFPVDFVIMYIEEDTNIPLILGRPFMLTANCVVDMGNENLELSIDNQKITFDLFKAMKYP, encoded by the coding sequence ATGGTACCCACCAAGAAGAACAAGGAGAGTTACTTCAGACGTTTCTTGGAAATATTCAAAGGGCTGGAAATCACTATGCCATTCGGGGAAGCCTTACAACAGATGCCCCTCTACTCCAAATTTATGAAAGACATCCTCACCAAGAAGGGGAAGTACATTGACAATGAGAATATTGTGGTAGGGGGCAACTGCAGTGCAATAATACAGAGGAAGCTACCCAAGAAGTGTAAGGACCCCGGAAGTGTTACCATCCCGTGCACCATAGGAAAGGAAGCGGTAAACAAGGCCCTCATTGATCTAGGAGCAAGTATCAATCTAATGCCCTTATCAATGTGCAGAAGAATCGGGAATTTGAAGATAGATCCCACCAAGATGACGCTTCAACTGGCAGACCGCTCGATCACAAGACCATACGGGGTGGTGGAAGATGTCCTGGTCAAGGTACGCCACTTCACTTTTCCGGTGGACTTTGTTATCATGTATATCGAAGAAGACACGAACATTCCCCTTATCTTAGGCAGACCCTTCATGCTGACTGCCAACTGTGTGGTGGATATGGGGAATGAGAACTTGGAGTTGAGTATTGACAATCAGAAGATCACCTTTGACCTTTTCAAGGCAATGAAGTACCCATAG